A window of Microcystis aeruginosa FD4 contains these coding sequences:
- a CDS encoding succinate dehydrogenase/fumarate reductase iron-sulfur subunit, with translation MEVSFKILRQRPNDTPYLENFTLEVEAGNTILDCLNRIKWELDGTLAFRKNCRNTICGSCAMKINGRSALACQQNIASELNHCSQKDAGEIPEITIAPLGNLPIIRDLIVNMQPFWDDLERVEPYISSQARTIPEREFLQTPEERANLNQMGNCIMCGACYSECNAKQVNPDFVGPHALAKAQRTLADSRDGNQEGRLELYHQGTAGVWGCTRCYFCNAVCPMEVAPMDQIGKIKQEILARKSDDSSRPIRHRKVLVELVKAGGWVDERKFGLYVVGNYWRDLQGLLSLAPLGLRMIAKGKFPTSFEASEGTEEVRGLITAIQNSRS, from the coding sequence ATGGAAGTTTCTTTTAAAATTCTGCGTCAACGACCCAACGACACCCCTTACCTAGAAAATTTTACCCTAGAGGTGGAGGCGGGAAATACAATTCTCGACTGCCTTAATCGCATCAAATGGGAACTTGATGGAACTTTGGCCTTTCGCAAAAATTGCCGCAATACAATTTGTGGCAGCTGTGCGATGAAAATTAACGGTCGTTCGGCCTTGGCTTGTCAACAAAATATCGCCAGTGAATTAAACCATTGTAGCCAAAAAGATGCCGGAGAAATTCCCGAAATCACGATCGCACCCCTGGGGAATTTACCGATTATCCGGGATTTAATCGTCAATATGCAACCGTTTTGGGACGATTTGGAAAGAGTTGAACCTTATATTAGTAGTCAAGCACGCACCATTCCCGAACGAGAATTTCTGCAAACTCCAGAAGAAAGAGCCAATCTCAATCAGATGGGTAACTGCATTATGTGCGGAGCTTGTTATTCGGAATGTAACGCCAAGCAAGTGAATCCTGATTTTGTCGGTCCCCACGCTTTAGCAAAAGCGCAGCGCACCCTAGCAGATTCCCGCGATGGTAATCAGGAAGGTCGCCTAGAACTTTATCACCAAGGCACCGCAGGGGTTTGGGGTTGTACGCGTTGCTATTTCTGTAATGCGGTTTGTCCCATGGAAGTGGCTCCCATGGATCAGATTGGTAAAATTAAACAGGAAATACTTGCTCGCAAGTCGGACGATAGTAGTCGTCCCATTCGTCACCGGAAAGTTTTAGTGGAATTAGTCAAAGCAGGGGGATGGGTTGATGAACGCAAATTCGGCCTCTATGTGGTGGGCAATTATTGGCGCGATTTACAGGGTTTATTAAGTCTGGCTCCCTTGGGATTGCGGATGATTGCTAAGGGTAAATTTCCCACTTCCTTTGAAGCTTCCGAGGGAACCGAGGAAGTGAGAGGTTTAATTACTGCCATTCAAAATTCTCGCTCTTGA
- a CDS encoding AbrB family transcriptional regulator → MSDISPTPLTGKALLQKVKELAHLPRRETAKRCGYYSQSKDGQVRVNLTDFYDAVLGAKGVPLDPDGAKDGRGREPTFRVSVHKNGQIVIGSTYTEQMNLQPGDEFEIKLGYKHIHLKQMESEELAEA, encoded by the coding sequence ATGAGTGATATCTCTCCTACTCCCCTAACCGGGAAAGCTCTACTTCAAAAAGTCAAAGAGTTGGCCCACTTACCCCGTCGCGAAACGGCAAAACGTTGTGGTTACTACTCCCAAAGTAAAGATGGCCAAGTTCGGGTCAATTTAACCGACTTTTACGATGCTGTTTTAGGTGCAAAAGGGGTTCCCCTCGATCCCGACGGCGCTAAAGATGGCCGGGGCCGCGAACCCACTTTCCGGGTTAGTGTCCACAAAAATGGTCAAATCGTCATCGGTTCCACCTATACCGAACAAATGAACTTGCAGCCCGGCGATGAGTTTGAAATCAAGCTTGGCTACAAGCACATCCACCTCAAACAAATGGAATCAGAAGAACTGGCAGAAGCTTAA
- a CDS encoding CPBP family intramembrane glutamic endopeptidase: MDMAALIKIIIFLLAWLILWLPIAIGLGSRLRWQPLQGTKPDQKLPLVASLYALAPLVIWGLLKIEGTGLHNYGLIWSFSLFISLTKGLILAVVGLGIIFFLEGILAWVHWQPKNLTRAFSLSLPLLIVALWVGITEELIFRGIFLSQLSQEYGFWVAGAISSLIFALLHLLWERQQTLPQLPGLFLMGMVLVWARAIDHGSLGLAWGLHGGWVWGLALLDSAELMSYSDSGLVWGKGIYNQPLAGLAGILCLLGTAWGLNLLQ, encoded by the coding sequence ATGGACATGGCTGCCTTAATAAAAATTATTATTTTCCTGTTAGCCTGGTTAATTCTCTGGCTGCCCATTGCCATTGGTTTAGGGAGTCGTTTGCGATGGCAACCGCTGCAAGGCACAAAACCTGACCAGAAACTGCCCCTGGTGGCCTCTCTTTACGCCTTGGCTCCCTTGGTTATCTGGGGATTATTAAAGATAGAGGGGACCGGCCTCCATAATTACGGATTAATTTGGTCATTTTCCCTATTTATCTCCCTAACTAAAGGATTAATCCTAGCAGTGGTGGGATTAGGGATAATTTTTTTCCTAGAGGGGATTTTGGCATGGGTACATTGGCAGCCAAAAAACCTAACTCGCGCTTTTTCCTTGAGTTTACCCCTGTTGATAGTGGCCCTCTGGGTGGGTATTACCGAGGAATTAATCTTTCGGGGCATCTTTTTGAGCCAATTAAGCCAAGAATACGGTTTTTGGGTGGCGGGAGCCATTTCTAGCCTAATTTTTGCCCTGCTGCATCTACTTTGGGAACGTCAGCAAACTCTGCCGCAACTACCCGGTTTATTTCTGATGGGGATGGTTCTGGTCTGGGCGCGGGCGATCGATCATGGTAGTTTAGGATTAGCTTGGGGACTTCATGGCGGTTGGGTGTGGGGATTGGCTTTGCTAGACAGTGCCGAATTGATGTCTTACAGCGATTCTGGGTTGGTTTGGGGTAAAGGTATCTATAACCAACCTTTAGCGGGTTTAGCGGGTATTCTTTGCCTCTTGGGGACAGCTTGGGGGTTAAACCTGCTTCAGTAG
- a CDS encoding Tab2/Atab2 family RNA-binding protein, with product MIIWQADFYKSSSSSPLETVWQLLISDPLGHLIYENSCPQSQANGDWLTQQLQQACQVSSPEIIQVFRPQCANLFLLAGQNLQIKIELTRHVNALKKQLELRQIPINIDSPPPQPVPDQFLGQEWRFARFPAVDLVNFFGDRRIPILSLPEAFSPLKLGLASTLMIPGVVITGDKKSLAIARWLGEINPVFIDHIPTETGRSGGLVLESGLNERWIFLTYEDEEVARAANAYQATKQESQGLHFLLIQPDDSGRTFTGFWLLKQV from the coding sequence ATGATTATTTGGCAAGCGGATTTTTATAAATCTTCATCTTCTTCTCCTCTTGAGACAGTCTGGCAATTGTTAATTTCCGATCCTCTTGGTCATCTTATTTACGAAAATTCCTGTCCCCAATCGCAAGCTAATGGCGACTGGTTAACCCAACAGTTACAGCAAGCTTGTCAAGTCTCCTCCCCGGAAATTATCCAAGTTTTTCGCCCCCAATGCGCAAATTTATTTCTCCTCGCTGGTCAAAATTTACAGATCAAAATTGAGTTAACCCGTCACGTTAACGCCCTGAAAAAACAGCTAGAATTGCGGCAAATCCCCATAAATATCGACTCTCCTCCACCGCAACCCGTACCCGACCAATTTTTAGGTCAAGAGTGGCGTTTTGCTCGTTTTCCCGCCGTTGATTTAGTTAACTTTTTTGGCGATCGCCGAATACCGATTCTTTCCCTACCAGAGGCCTTTTCTCCCTTAAAATTAGGTTTAGCCTCCACTTTAATGATCCCCGGTGTGGTTATTACCGGTGATAAAAAATCTCTGGCGATCGCTCGTTGGTTAGGGGAAATTAACCCAGTATTTATCGATCATATTCCCACAGAAACGGGGCGATCGGGTGGTTTAGTCTTGGAATCGGGCCTAAATGAGCGTTGGATTTTTCTGACCTACGAGGATGAAGAAGTGGCCCGGGCAGCCAATGCTTATCAAGCAACCAAACAGGAAAGCCAAGGTTTGCACTTTCTCCTGATACAACCGGACGATTCTGGTCGCACTTTTACCGGCTTTTGGCTACTGAAGCAGGTTTAA
- a CDS encoding IS5-like element ISMae4 family transposase has protein sequence MFISKIMDYQNLSDEQFKRRFGVYKQTYRKMVESVKSVEADSNSPSKRGPKPKLSIEEQVLVTLEYWREYRTYFHIGTSWELSESTICRIVNKTEKMLLQSGNFRLKGKKALLNQAEIPVITVMDVTETPIERPQKKQKDFFSGKRGYHTLKSQLVADQNTEEIICVFCGKGRGHDFSLFKKSRVRFHPLTTSIEDSGYQGIAAYHSNSYTPKKKSKNRKLTELEKEYNKALAKERIIIEHINRKLKIFKILSCKYRNRRRRYSLRVNLLAAIYNCELGIGIAAS, from the coding sequence ATGTTTATTAGCAAAATTATGGATTATCAAAACTTATCAGATGAACAATTCAAACGCCGTTTCGGTGTGTATAAACAAACATATAGAAAGATGGTAGAATCAGTAAAAAGTGTTGAAGCCGACTCTAATTCACCATCTAAAAGGGGACCGAAACCTAAACTATCTATAGAAGAACAAGTTTTAGTAACGTTAGAATATTGGCGAGAATATAGAACATATTTTCACATTGGTACAAGCTGGGAACTATCAGAATCAACTATATGTCGGATTGTAAATAAGACGGAAAAAATGCTTTTACAATCGGGAAACTTCCGTTTAAAAGGAAAAAAAGCTTTACTCAATCAAGCAGAGATACCGGTCATAACGGTAATGGATGTAACGGAAACTCCCATTGAACGCCCCCAAAAGAAACAGAAAGATTTTTTTTCGGGTAAAAGAGGTTATCATACTTTAAAATCCCAATTAGTAGCTGATCAAAATACCGAGGAAATTATCTGTGTCTTTTGTGGGAAAGGTAGAGGTCATGATTTTAGTTTATTTAAAAAAAGTCGAGTTCGTTTTCATCCTTTAACTACCAGCATAGAAGACAGTGGTTATCAGGGAATAGCTGCATACCATAGTAATAGTTATACACCGAAAAAGAAATCGAAAAATAGAAAATTAACAGAGTTAGAAAAAGAGTATAACAAGGCTTTAGCCAAAGAAAGGATTATCATTGAACATATAAATAGGAAACTCAAAATCTTTAAAATCTTATCCTGTAAATATCGGAATCGTCGTCGAAGATATAGTTTAAGAGTTAACTTGTTGGCGGCTATTTATAACTGTGAGTTAGGGATAGGTATAGCAGCTTCTTAA